A segment of the Bdellovibrio bacteriovorus genome:
AAGGTTTCGATCATGGGTTGTTCCCAGTTTATGGATATGATGCAGACAATGCGCAAAAACTTCGGGGCCGACCTGAAAAAGTGGCCGTTGCCGGAAGCTCAGGATCATTCCAGCCTGCTGTTGCGGGAAATGATTTTACGTCTGCGTGGAGAGTGGGCTTTCCCTTATTGTGAGGAAGAGCTTTGTCATTGCCGTTCTGTTTCTGCGCACACCGTGGATCAGGCGATCATCGCCGGGGCTCATTCCACGGAAGTGGTCAGCCGTCAAACCAACGCCAGCACCAACTGCGGGACCTGTCGTCCTGAGGTTCAAAAGATCATTGATTTCCGATTGGGTAAAAAGACCGCCTAGGTGTCTTTTTTCGGGGGGACCGGGGCTTTTCCGGTCAGGTCCTCGGTGATCTTGTCCGGGAAGGTTCCATTTTTCAGATAATAATCCAAAAGAGGCCCCAGCTTGCGGCGGCAAGACCCCCCGCAGGGTCCAACCCCGGCCGACGTGGTGTCGAAGATGTCATTCAGGGTCGTGGCGCCGTTTTTAATAGCCTGCTCAATGGTCTCTCGACTCACGTTATTGCAACGGCAGATGATTTCGGTCTTTTTCTTAGCGCCCAT
Coding sequences within it:
- a CDS encoding (2Fe-2S)-binding protein produces the protein MKIKVELEGRDFIEVQCQGDNAQAPGPVEKVSIMGCSQFMDMMQTMRKNFGADLKKWPLPEAQDHSSLLLREMILRLRGEWAFPYCEEELCHCRSVSAHTVDQAIIAGAHSTEVVSRQTNASTNCGTCRPEVQKIIDFRLGKKTA
- a CDS encoding (2Fe-2S)-binding protein, which produces MGAKKKTEIICRCNNVSRETIEQAIKNGATTLNDIFDTTSAGVGPCGGSCRRKLGPLLDYYLKNGTFPDKITEDLTGKAPVPPKKDT